TTTCGTCTGGGACGGAAGGGTGGCAATGGCACCGGGACTGGCCGTGCATGTGCACGACGCCTACGTGGATGGCGAAGGCATCCTCGAGCCCGCCATCCTGGGGCTGTTCACCCTGGTGAATCTTCGGGATCGCGGCGAGGTGGCGCGGGGTGAGTTGGTGCGTTTCATGGCAGAGGCTGCCTGGTACCCCACCGCCCTGCTCCCGAGTCAGGGCATGTGCTGGGAACCCATCGACGACCGAAGCGCGCGCGCCACACTCAGCGATGGGGATGTCCGACTGACCATGACGTTCCATTTCGGCAACGACGGTCTCATCGCCACGATCCGCGCCGAGGACCGTGGGCGTACCGTCGGCGACCGGGTTATCCCGACCCCGTGGGAAGGAAGAATGTTCGACTACCAGCGGCGTCAGGGACTGCTCGTCCCGATCCGGGGAGAGGTGGCCTGGCTGACCCCGGAAGGCCGGCTGCCATACTGGCGCGGCACGATCAAGGAACTCAGATTCGAGTATTGACCCGGATCATCGGATCGCTGTCATGTCGCCTGGACTGCCAA
This window of the Chloracidobacterium sp. N genome carries:
- a CDS encoding DUF6920 family protein yields the protein MLEVYVANWLSPAGGMKVVGWILVALATTAVAVWTAGYWRWSYKTRVLLQRLEAARVNTPPARFDLRELDGLPEPVARHLRQVLPEGASIIRAADVVHAGTFNLSQTDEQWKPFTSRQRVVTQRPGFVWDGRVAMAPGLAVHVHDAYVDGEGILEPAILGLFTLVNLRDRGEVARGELVRFMAEAAWYPTALLPSQGMCWEPIDDRSARATLSDGDVRLTMTFHFGNDGLIATIRAEDRGRTVGDRVIPTPWEGRMFDYQRRQGLLVPIRGEVAWLTPEGRLPYWRGTIKELRFEY